CTTGATGTTTTGTGTATGGCTAACTACGGTGTCATGCACCAATGAACCTGAGTCCTCGCTTATTATGGAAGATGAAAAGTCAGATTCTCGGGATATTTCAAAAGAAATGAAATCTGATAAAACAAGCCAAATCGCAGATAAAGATATGATAGTTCTGACAGACAGTAATGTTATTGTAAACGTAGAAGACATAGGAAGAAGCACCCCTTTTGTCCCCTATAAGGAAAGAAACCTTGTTTATAACGCATCAATGCGGTTCAGCGATTTGCCCCTGCCTCCTTTAATGGGCGCGGATAGTGCGGATTTAACGAATTTGGTTTCGGCAAAAGTTACAGGCATTTTGTATGATATAAACAGCCCTTCGGCTATTATAAACGTGCTTGATCAGGATTATTTGGTTAAAAAAGGTGATAAAATAGAACAATTTACTATTGCGGATATTAAAAAAGATTATGTGGCAATTCAAACAGGTTCTAATTCGTTCAGGACCAGGGTAGGGGAGATTGTTGAAGGTGATGTCAATCCGACCGGAGTTTACAATTTAGGCCGCAGATTTGCAGGAGTAAAACATCCCGCAAGGCCTGAAGATATTATTATAGTTAAAGCAGTGAAAAAAAAGGACCAGAAAGATACCAACATATTGAAAGATTTTTCTCTTCCTGATACCCCTTCAAAAAATTCATTACCTACAATTGATTTGAAAAATCTCGGAGATTTACCCGCACCGCCAAAGATTGATTAACCAAGGAGTTATATATGCCTACATACAAAATATTCTCAAAAATAGCACTCAGTTGTTACTTAGCAGTAACAATTTTAGCTGCTCCCGCGTTTGCAATAAGTGCTAACGTCTACCCTCAGAGTACAGCAATGGTAAAGCCGTCCGTAGGACAGCTTGATTCTGCGAATTATTCTATTCCGCTTCTGGAAGGTAATGTAAGTATTACCAAAAGCCCTAAACTGGTTACCATAAGTCTTAGAGATTCCGATGTAAGGCAGGTTTTGAGAATGCTTGCCGACAAAGCAGGCATGAATATTATTTTACACGACTCTGTAAGCGGCAATGTGACTTTGGATTTGGTTAATGTAACTTTAAATAAATCGTTTGAGTATGTAATGGTTATGAATGATTTGAACTTCTGGGTTGACGGTAATACCTTGATAGTTTCTTCAAAAAGTGCATCAAAAGATATAGGGTTCGGTCAGCAAGAAATGCGCACCTTCAATATTAAGTATGAAAGCGCAACGAGAATAGCTGACTTCTTGAACAAAACTATTTATAAGTTAAAAGACCCGAGTCTTGCGAATAATGAAATTGCAATCACAAACCCCAGCACCAATCAAATAGTCATTATCGGTACCAAAAGAGATTTTGATATGGCTCAAAAAGTAATCAAAGAGCTTGATAAAAAACAAGAAACCGTTATGTATGATGTAAACCATATGGCAGCGGGTCAAATGGCAGGGTTGGTTTGTCATAAGGTTTTTGGCACCCCTGATATTAAAAGCGAATCAGCGGACAGCGACGGTAAAAGCGGCGTAAAAGTTGCCTGCTCGTCAAAGGATGTTAACGGCGGAAAAGTAGACGGCGCTTTTTCGGGATTTGACAGCAACGGATTTGTTGTTTCCTATTATCCTGATCTTGGTAAAATAGGCGTTTCAGGCGCTACACCCGAGCAGCTCAGATTGGCTTCAAGAGTTATTGAAGATAATGATATTAAACAAAAGCAGGCAATTTTAGAAATATCGGTTATAGAATTGAATGCTAACGGACAAAGGACAATTAGCCCTATTTGGCAGGTTACTGCAGGTACGTTTTCATTCGGATTTAGCGGTGATACTTCTGCAATAGATTTTAACTCCAATGCTAATCCTAATACAGCTGCTACAACAGGCACTACGGGTACAACAGGTTCGACAGCTGCCGCAGCTGCCAGCAGTTTGCCATTCCTGGTATTTGGCAATACTCTGGAGCTTAAAAACAAATTAACCTATTTAATGAAACAAGGCAAAGGAAGAGTTCTTACTAATCCTAAAATTTTAGTTCAAAACAATGTAGAATCAACAATTGATTTGACTCAGGACTATGTAAAAAATATCAAGGCTCAACAATCATCAACAACATATCAGCCTTTAGTTACCCAGGAAGTTGAAATCGGGCAATATGGTATTCAAATTAGCGTGAAACCTACTATTACCCCTGACGGCTATATCTATATGGATTTAAGCCCGTCCTATAGTGTACCTTCTGGTCAAACTGCTGCTAACGGCGGTTATATTACCTTGTTAAGCGAAAGAAAACTTGAACTAAAAAATATAAGATTAAAAGATAATGAAACCTTGATTATAGGCGGTTTAATCCAAGAACATGAAACTAAATCTTCGGGCAAAATGCCGTATTTGGCTGATATTCCTATCATAGGAGTAGCGTTTAGGTCTTCTTCAAGGGAGTCAGACAAATCT
This genomic window from Candidatus Gastranaerophilales bacterium contains:
- a CDS encoding secretin N-terminal domain-containing protein, which gives rise to MPTYKIFSKIALSCYLAVTILAAPAFAISANVYPQSTAMVKPSVGQLDSANYSIPLLEGNVSITKSPKLVTISLRDSDVRQVLRMLADKAGMNIILHDSVSGNVTLDLVNVTLNKSFEYVMVMNDLNFWVDGNTLIVSSKSASKDIGFGQQEMRTFNIKYESATRIADFLNKTIYKLKDPSLANNEIAITNPSTNQIVIIGTKRDFDMAQKVIKELDKKQETVMYDVNHMAAGQMAGLVCHKVFGTPDIKSESADSDGKSGVKVACSSKDVNGGKVDGAFSGFDSNGFVVSYYPDLGKIGVSGATPEQLRLASRVIEDNDIKQKQAILEISVIELNANGQRTISPIWQVTAGTFSFGFSGDTSAIDFNSNANPNTAATTGTTGTTGSTAAAAASSLPFLVFGNTLELKNKLTYLMKQGKGRVLTNPKILVQNNVESTIDLTQDYVKNIKAQQSSTTYQPLVTQEVEIGQYGIQISVKPTITPDGYIYMDLSPSYSVPSGQTAANGGYITLLSERKLELKNIRLKDNETLIIGGLIQEHETKSSGKMPYLADIPIIGVAFRSSSRESDKSELIIIVTPKILNDDAPVQENI